In Carettochelys insculpta isolate YL-2023 chromosome 11, ASM3395843v1, whole genome shotgun sequence, a genomic segment contains:
- the LOC142019356 gene encoding uncharacterized protein LOC142019356, whose amino-acid sequence MAAISWGVERRSLQPLSSLAAAWSGPLKVPSPSLTLQEAEATCRLQPAHAASLHSPQPPSQPAAMASQQPPQRPQGTPPKGSQGSQPSQRASQSGKRQRGPSWTEAELRDLLGLWSEEEVLQVMGSKRRNADVFARLADGLAAQGHPARTPDHVRSKVKELRQGYARARDAASRSGAAPVTCPFYRELRDILGSRHTSSPPATLDTSADEAQQTLQPESAPEASPAPRGPPPEAIPGTSRQEEEEGGSSSTESSLQILLLPSQSSSRASDPRGSPDRGSRPTGPEESAGEASVVPESPPGPSLQGSPSAEE is encoded by the exons atggcggccatcagctggggggttgagagacgctctctccagcccctcagctcgctggcggccgcgtggagcggccccttaaaggtcccctccccctccctgactctgcaggaagctgaggcaacgtgcaggctgcagcctgcacacgcggcgagcctgcacagccctcagccacccagccagccagcggcgatggcaagccagcagcccccccagcgcccccaggggactccccccaaggggagccagggcagccagcccagccagagggccagccagtctgggaagcggcagcggggcccctcctggacggaggccgagctgcgggacctgctggggctctggagcgaggaggaggtgctccaggtaatggggagcaagaggcggaacgcggatgtgtttgctcggctggccgatggcctggctgcccagggtcaccctgcccgcactccggatcatgtgaggagtaaggtgaaggagctgcggcagggttatgcccgggcgcgggatgcggccagccgatctggggccgcccccgtcacttgccccttttacagggagctcagggacatcctgggctcccggcacacctcctcccctccggccacccttgacacctcggctgacgaggcccagcagaccctgcagccggagtccgccccggaggcaagccccgcaccccgggggccccccccggaggccatccccgggacatcgcggcaggaggaggaggaggggggctcctcctccacagaatccagcctgcagatcctcctcctgccatcccagagcagcagcagggcctccgacccccggggatctccagaccgtgggagcagacccacag gaccggaagagagcgccggcgaggcctcagttgtcccggagagccctccgggaccatcactccagggcagcccctcagccgaggaatga